A single region of the Kocuria rosea genome encodes:
- a CDS encoding TetR/AcrR family transcriptional regulator, which produces MPRPQEDLLMAPAGPAPRRRGRPRHPVLSEERITKAAIKIVATRGYRHLTMTELARELKVSTSALYNHTPSKREVLIRVQDAINQGIDCSAFGTVPWDRALESWARSYRDCYAQHTAMIPIMAVQPVADSPHTLQMYETVASGLADAGWERASIVDVIVSIESLVFGAAYDATAPADIFDPGERADLAPVFAAAVQARPADATAAADAAFDAALTAMLEGFRLRLAAARDRAGRQAGSAGQNGSAGQDGSAGQD; this is translated from the coding sequence ATGCCCCGACCGCAGGAGGATCTGCTCATGGCTCCCGCCGGCCCCGCCCCTCGGCGTCGCGGTCGCCCGCGCCATCCGGTGCTCTCCGAGGAGCGGATCACGAAGGCCGCGATCAAGATCGTGGCCACCCGGGGCTACCGGCACCTGACGATGACCGAGCTCGCGCGGGAGCTGAAGGTCTCCACCTCGGCCCTGTACAACCACACGCCGTCGAAGCGCGAGGTGCTGATCCGGGTCCAGGACGCGATCAACCAGGGCATCGACTGCTCCGCCTTCGGCACCGTCCCGTGGGACCGGGCCCTCGAGAGCTGGGCGCGGTCCTACCGGGACTGCTACGCCCAGCACACGGCCATGATCCCGATCATGGCCGTCCAGCCGGTCGCCGACTCCCCGCACACCCTGCAGATGTACGAGACCGTGGCCTCCGGGCTCGCGGACGCGGGCTGGGAGCGCGCCAGCATCGTGGACGTGATCGTCTCGATCGAGTCGCTCGTCTTCGGCGCCGCGTACGACGCGACGGCGCCCGCCGACATCTTCGACCCCGGGGAGCGCGCGGACCTCGCCCCGGTGTTCGCCGCCGCCGTGCAGGCACGGCCGGCGGACGCCACCGCCGCGGCGGACGCGGCCTTCGACGCGGCCCTCACCGCCATGCTGGAGGGCTTCCGGCTGCGCCTGGCGGCCGCCCGGGACCGGGCCGGCCGGCAGGCCGGATCCGCCGGTCAGAACGGATCCGCCGGCCAGGACGGATCCGCCGGCCAGGACTGA